Proteins from a single region of Nerophis lumbriciformis linkage group LG36, RoL_Nlum_v2.1, whole genome shotgun sequence:
- the cfl1 gene encoding cofilin-1: MRVHVTCPKSERERANYSSSASPFNFCPDADQLTATTMTSGVKVTDEVIAVFNEMKVRKHQANEEEKKLRKKAILFCLSQDRKNIVLDDGKEILLGELGTTVQDPYQHFVKMLPPNDCRYALYDATFETKETKKEELVFIFWAPDSASMKSKMIYASSKDAIKRKFEGIKHEWQVNGLEDLKDRHTLAERLGGNSVVSLEGCPI; this comes from the exons ATGCGCGTTCACGTGACGTGTCCAAAAAGCGAGCGAGAGAGAGCAAACTATTCATCATCAGCGAGCCCATTCAATTTCTGTCCAGACGCCGATCAACTCACAGCTACAACAATG ACTTCCGGTGTAAAAGTCACGGATGAAGTCATCGCCGTCTTCAACGAGATGAAGGTGCGCAAGCATCAGGCCAACGAGGAGGAGAAGAAGCTGAGGAAGAAGGCCATTCTCTTCTGCTTGAGCCAGGACCGCAAGAACATCGTGCTGGACGACGGCAAAGAGATCCTGCTGGGCGAGCTGGGCACCACCGTCCAGGACCCGTACCAGCACTTTGTCAAGATGCTGCCCCCCAACGACTGCCGCTACGCCCTGTACGACGCCACCTTCGAGACCAAAGAAACCAAGAAGGAGGAGCTGGTCTTCATCTTCTG GGCTCCAGACAGCGCTTCCATGAAGAGCAAGATGATCTATGCCAGCTCAAAAGATGCTATCAAGAGAAAATTTGAAG GTATTAAGCACGAGTGGCAGGTGAACGGTTTGGAAGACCTGAAAGACCGGCACACTCTGGCAGAAAGGCTGGGTGGCAACTCAGTAGTCAGCCTGGAGGGATGCCCTATATAA
- the prss23 gene encoding serine protease 23: MNSLLTPLLLLPLVLSSSLPRPPVPHVPTLLPHRPTPLGRSRFSARARLDLTTRCNASCFHDGRRSADQLDFETLYWDGSRTLTAVDVRGEGEDHARPRRRRVRRQIYGADGRFNIQGDNFLLDYPFSAAVRISTGCTGVLVSRWHVLTAAHCVHDGKDYVKGARKLRVGFLIPPSINGTRADPPLKKKPLVRWMRVRRTRVPKGWIQGPQDVSMDFDYALLELRSPHRRPFMRLAVAPSLDDLAGRRIHFSGFDSDRPGELVYRFCPVEQESSDLIYQHCDARPGASGSGVYGRVWDNSLERWERKVIGIFSGHQWLEIDGENKDYNVAVRITPLKFAQICYWVHGNRLDCSQD, encoded by the coding sequence ATGAACTCCCTCCTGACCCCGCTGCTCCTCCTGCCCTTGGTCCTGTCGTCCTCCCTGCCGCGTCCTCCGGTCCCGCACGTCCCCACGTTGCTCCCTCACCGGCCGACGCCTCTGGGCCGCTCCCGCTTCAGCGCCCGCGCTCGCCTGGACTTGACCACCCGCTGCAACGCCAGCTGCTTCCACGACGGGCGGCGGTCGGCGGACCAGCTGGACTTCGAGACGCTCTATTGGGACGGCTCGCGTACGCTCACCGCCGTGGACGTGAGGGGCGAGGGCGAGGACCACGCCAGGCCCCGGCGCAGGCGAGTGAGGCGTCAGATTTACGGCGCCGACGGCCGCTTTAACATCCAAGGAGACAACTTCCTCTTGGATTACCCTTTCTCCGCAGCCGTGCGGATCTCCACCGGCTGCACCGGCGTCCTGGTGTCGCGCTGGCACGTCTTGACCGCCGCCCACTGCGTGCACGACGGCAAGGATTACGTCAAAGGGGCGCGCAAGCTCCGAGTGGGCTTCCTCATCCCGCCGTCCATCAACGGCACCCGAGCGGACCCCCCGTTAAAGAAGAAGCCTCTGGTGCGTTGGATGCGGGTGAGGCGCACTCGTGTGCCCAAAGGTTGGATTCAGGGCCCTCAGGACGTCAGCATGGACTTTGACTACGCCCTGCTGGAGCTGCGCTCGCCCCACCGCCGACCCTTCATGCGCCTGGCAGTGGCGCCCTCCTTGGACGACCTGGCGGGCCGACGCATCCACTTCTCGGGCTTTGACAGCGACAGGCCGGGGGAGCTGGTCTACAGGTTCTGCCCCGTGGAGCAGGAGTCCAGTGACTTGATCTACCAGCACTGCGACGCCAGGCCCGGGGCCAGCGGCTCGGGGGTGTACGGGCGGGTGTGGGACAACTCTTTGGAGCGCTGGGAGAGAAAGGTCATCGGGATCTTCTCAGGTCACCAGTGGCTGGAGATCGACGGCGAGAACAAGGACTACAACGTGGCCGTGCGCATCACGCCGCTCAAGTTCGCTCAGATCTGCTACTGGGTGCACGGCAACCGTCTGGATTGTTCCCAAGACTGA